The proteins below are encoded in one region of Enhydrobacter sp.:
- a CDS encoding Cro/CI family transcriptional regulator — protein MSIPDGMKRARHAAGGKDIDIARLLGITPSAVSRWNGVVPVRRAIEIEALTAGRVTRYDIRPDHFGPPPSSSRPPSPAAPAGHPVRSGRC, from the coding sequence ATGAGCATTCCCGACGGCATGAAGCGGGCCCGCCATGCGGCGGGCGGCAAGGACATCGACATCGCGCGGCTGCTCGGCATTACGCCCTCGGCGGTCAGCCGCTGGAACGGCGTGGTGCCGGTCCGGCGCGCGATCGAGATCGAGGCGCTGACTGCGGGCCGCGTCACGCGCTACGACATCCGGCCCGACCATTTCGGCCCTCCCCCGTCTTCGTCCCGGCCGCCTTCACCGGCCGCGCCGGCGGGGCATCCCGTCCGGAGCGGCCGATGCTGA
- a CDS encoding LexA family transcriptional regulator, whose protein sequence is MDIMSELGDAISEGRRRRGLTQAELAREFGISKSAVNQWESGKNVPDQRKLGRLVQLLGLDPAVAAGVPPETRNTETRQTEAGHAETGGPRSDAAPAATRLLREMPVNGRPDIAVWASAEAGHDGAMVLVNEPIDYIRRSERMLGVRNPFAFYVIGTSMSPAIEHGDQVVIHPGMPPQPGKDHVFLQQQPDGTMLALVKRLLRSTTTAWRVRQFNPPRDFDLPKSKWSKALMITEKRVG, encoded by the coding sequence ATGGACATCATGTCGGAGCTGGGCGATGCCATCAGCGAAGGCCGCAGGCGCCGCGGTCTGACCCAGGCCGAGCTCGCGCGCGAGTTCGGCATCTCGAAGTCGGCCGTGAACCAGTGGGAGTCGGGCAAGAACGTTCCCGACCAGCGCAAGCTCGGCAGGCTGGTGCAGCTCCTCGGGCTCGATCCCGCCGTGGCCGCCGGCGTGCCCCCCGAGACGAGAAACACGGAGACGAGACAAACGGAGGCGGGGCACGCGGAGACGGGGGGCCCGCGCAGCGACGCAGCGCCCGCCGCCACGCGCCTGCTGCGCGAGATGCCGGTCAACGGCCGGCCCGACATCGCGGTGTGGGCCAGCGCCGAGGCCGGGCACGACGGCGCGATGGTGCTGGTGAACGAGCCGATCGACTATATCCGCCGCTCCGAGCGCATGCTGGGCGTGCGCAATCCCTTCGCCTTCTACGTCATCGGCACCTCGATGAGCCCGGCGATCGAGCACGGCGACCAGGTCGTGATCCATCCCGGCATGCCGCCGCAGCCGGGCAAGGACCATGTCTTCCTGCAGCAGCAGCCCGACGGCACCATGCTCGCGCTGGTGAAGCGCCTGCTGCGCTCGACCACGACGGCGTGGCGGGTGCGCCAGTTCAACCCGCCGCGCGACTTCGACCTGCCCAAGAGCAAGTGGTCGAAGGCGCTCATGATCACCGAGAAGCGGGTGGGGTAG
- a CDS encoding cold-shock protein, with protein MSRGTVKWFNSTKGFGFIAPDDGGKDAFVHISAVERAGLDRLIEGQKVEYDVVADRRTGKASAENLKKVD; from the coding sequence ATGTCCAGGGGAACCGTGAAGTGGTTCAACAGCACCAAGGGCTTCGGCTTCATCGCGCCGGATGACGGCGGCAAGGACGCCTTCGTCCATATCAGCGCCGTGGAGCGCGCCGGCCTCGACCGCCTGATCGAGGGCCAGAAGGTCGAGTACGATGTCGTCGCCGACCGTCGCACCGGCAAGGCCTCCGCCGAGAACCTCAAGAAGGTCGACTGA
- a CDS encoding fatty acid desaturase — MNTDRAFARSGAEVRRAAAAFAQPIAGQGALQLLTSFGPFIAACVAMYLVFPISYPLTLALAVPTGALLVRIFIIQHDCGHGSFFASRRANALVGRLCSLITLTPFANWGRQHALHHADWNNLDRKGGGADIYSSCLTVRAYRALSQRRRLLYRLPRHPLVANLLLPPLIFVLLYRLPFDTPNEWRRERRSVHFTNLALVALFGALVVLFGWRAVLLVHLPVMTVASIAGVWLFSLQHRFETARWTTEGDWSFADAALQGSSWFGLPRVLHWLTGNIGFHHVHHLNPRVPSYRLRAAHEAVQALLPVKPLSLLGGLRAPWLTLWDEAAGRLVRFRDVATAPV, encoded by the coding sequence ATGAACACCGACCGGGCTTTTGCCCGCTCGGGTGCCGAGGTGCGACGGGCGGCAGCCGCGTTCGCACAACCGATCGCCGGACAAGGCGCGTTGCAGCTCCTGACTTCCTTCGGTCCGTTCATCGCCGCGTGCGTGGCGATGTATCTCGTCTTCCCGATCTCCTATCCGCTCACCCTCGCCCTCGCCGTGCCGACCGGGGCGCTTCTGGTCCGCATCTTCATCATCCAGCACGATTGCGGCCACGGCTCGTTCTTCGCCTCGCGCCGGGCCAACGCGCTGGTCGGGCGGTTGTGCAGCCTGATCACGCTGACGCCGTTCGCGAACTGGGGGCGCCAGCACGCCCTGCACCACGCCGACTGGAACAACCTCGACCGCAAGGGCGGCGGCGCCGACATCTATTCGTCCTGCCTGACGGTGCGCGCCTATCGCGCGCTGTCGCAGCGGCGGCGCCTGCTCTACCGCCTGCCGCGCCATCCGCTGGTGGCCAACCTGCTGCTGCCGCCGCTGATCTTCGTGTTGCTCTATCGGCTGCCGTTCGACACGCCGAACGAATGGCGGCGCGAGCGCCGGTCGGTGCATTTCACCAACCTGGCGCTGGTCGCGCTGTTCGGCGCGCTGGTCGTGCTGTTCGGATGGCGCGCGGTGCTGCTCGTCCATCTGCCGGTCATGACGGTGGCCTCCATTGCGGGCGTCTGGCTGTTCTCCCTGCAGCATCGCTTCGAGACGGCGCGCTGGACGACCGAGGGCGACTGGAGCTTCGCCGACGCCGCGCTGCAGGGATCGTCGTGGTTCGGCCTGCCGCGCGTCCTGCACTGGCTGACCGGCAACATCGGCTTCCATCACGTCCATCACCTCAATCCGCGCGTGCCGAGCTATCGGCTGCGCGCGGCGCACGAGGCCGTCCAGGCGCTGCTGCCGGTGAAGCCGCTCAGCCTGCTCGGCGGGCTGCGCGCGCCGTGGCTGACGCTGTGGGACGAGGCGGCCGGCCGGCTGGTCCGCTTCCGCGACGTGGCGACGGCCCCCGTCTGA
- a CDS encoding ferritin-like domain-containing protein, whose product MAARRPGKKRAASWSLEDIPYHALAPGAAGVDRRLFYLVASASFIEITSGLYTRNLVDYFRCDSEVVEWLEREWESEELRHGAALKRYVRAAWPDFDWEGAYRTFLAEYTPLCTVEQLAGTRTLEMAARCVVETGTAAFYRMLSEASEEPVLSGLAARISADEVGHYKHFYRYFLRYQALECPGRAAVLRTLWSRLAAVDTEDAFCAFKAVFLACNPDRAFRRGDYDIWRADVLQFAKRHLPHDMAIKMLLKPLGLQPWIARAVMPVMASATRSLLMR is encoded by the coding sequence ATGGCGGCCCGGCGCCCCGGCAAGAAGCGTGCAGCTTCCTGGTCCCTCGAGGACATCCCGTACCATGCGCTGGCGCCCGGCGCGGCGGGCGTCGATCGGCGGCTCTTCTATCTCGTGGCTTCGGCCTCCTTCATCGAGATCACGTCGGGCCTCTATACGCGCAACCTGGTCGACTACTTCCGCTGCGACAGCGAGGTCGTCGAGTGGCTGGAGCGCGAGTGGGAGAGCGAGGAGCTGCGGCATGGCGCGGCGCTGAAACGCTACGTCCGGGCGGCGTGGCCTGATTTCGACTGGGAGGGCGCCTATCGGACATTTCTCGCCGAGTACACGCCGCTTTGCACGGTCGAGCAGCTCGCCGGCACCCGCACGCTGGAGATGGCGGCGCGCTGCGTCGTCGAGACCGGCACCGCCGCGTTCTACCGCATGTTGTCGGAGGCGAGCGAGGAGCCGGTGCTGAGCGGGCTGGCGGCGCGGATCAGCGCCGACGAGGTGGGCCACTACAAGCACTTCTACCGCTATTTCCTGCGCTACCAGGCGCTCGAATGTCCGGGCCGGGCTGCCGTGCTGCGCACGCTCTGGAGCCGGCTGGCGGCCGTCGATACGGAGGACGCCTTCTGCGCCTTCAAGGCCGTGTTCCTCGCCTGCAACCCCGACCGTGCCTTCCGGCGTGGCGACTACGACATCTGGCGCGCCGACGTCCTGCAGTTCGCGAAGCGCCACCTGCCGCACGACATGGCGATCAAGATGCTGCTGAAGCCTCTCGGCCTGCAGCCATGGATCGCGCGCGCCGTGATGCCGGTCATGGCCTCGGCAACGCGCAGCCTCCTTATGCGCTAG
- a CDS encoding Crp/Fnr family transcriptional regulator, which produces MARQAKSTFNPKAFLGTAARGRTISDYPRESVVYRQGSAADAVFYIQKGRIKITVASQQGKEAIIAMLGPDEFFGEGCLIGQPQRLGTATAMIDSRLTRVSKAEMIRVIREEAAFGELFTAYLLTRNSRIQEDLIDQLFNSSEKRLARTLLLLANFGKRGGPQPIAGRITQATLAEMVGTTRPRVSYFMNKFRKAGFISYNSHLSNGHLQVHSSLLTVVLNERA; this is translated from the coding sequence ATGGCCCGGCAGGCTAAGTCCACCTTCAATCCCAAGGCGTTTCTCGGCACCGCGGCCCGCGGGCGCACCATCTCCGACTATCCCCGGGAAAGCGTCGTCTACCGGCAGGGCAGTGCGGCGGACGCCGTGTTCTACATCCAGAAGGGCCGGATCAAGATCACGGTCGCGTCGCAGCAGGGCAAGGAGGCGATCATCGCGATGCTGGGACCGGACGAGTTCTTCGGCGAAGGCTGCCTCATCGGCCAGCCGCAGCGGCTGGGAACGGCCACCGCGATGATCGACAGCAGGCTCACGCGCGTCAGCAAGGCCGAGATGATCCGCGTCATCCGCGAGGAAGCCGCGTTCGGGGAGCTCTTCACGGCCTACCTGCTGACCCGCAACAGCCGCATCCAGGAAGACCTGATCGACCAGCTTTTCAATTCGAGCGAGAAGCGGCTGGCGCGCACGCTGCTGCTGCTGGCGAACTTCGGCAAGCGCGGCGGGCCGCAGCCGATCGCCGGGCGCATCACCCAGGCCACGCTGGCCGAGATGGTCGGCACGACGCGCCCGCGGGTCAGCTATTTCATGAACAAGTTCAGGAAGGCGGGCTTCATCAGCTACAACAGCCACCTGTCCAATGGTCACCTGCAGGTCCACAGCTCGCTGCTGACCGTCGTGCTGAACGAGCGGGCCTGA